In Haloarcula sp. H-GB4, a single genomic region encodes these proteins:
- a CDS encoding MBL fold metallo-hydrolase: protein MRLTFLGTGSAMPTGSRMQTGYLLERGGNRLLVDCGSGVLHSLAQTDTGYEGVDTVLLTHHHLDHVSDLDVLMKARWLAGETDLTIAGPPGTSDLVRDLLETHDYMQDRLDLTVRDLDGGPFELSGFRGDTCETRHSMQCFAYRLSVGDGPAITLGADSEAFTDLIEFADGSAVLVHDCSFPDDVDVSNHPTPKTLGQTLRDADAEVGRVYLTHLYPHTEGRHEEMLESIADSYDGDVQFAEDSLTITVS from the coding sequence ATGCGTCTCACGTTTCTCGGCACCGGCAGCGCCATGCCCACCGGCTCTCGAATGCAGACCGGCTATCTACTGGAACGCGGTGGGAACCGCCTGCTTGTCGACTGTGGTAGCGGCGTGTTGCACTCGCTGGCCCAGACAGACACGGGGTACGAAGGTGTCGACACCGTCCTGCTGACCCATCATCATCTGGACCACGTTTCCGATCTCGACGTGCTGATGAAGGCCCGCTGGCTGGCCGGTGAGACGGACCTCACGATCGCTGGCCCGCCGGGGACGAGCGACCTGGTTCGTGACCTGCTCGAGACACACGACTATATGCAGGACCGGCTGGACCTGACGGTCAGGGACCTCGATGGCGGACCGTTCGAACTGTCTGGGTTCCGCGGCGACACCTGCGAGACGCGCCACTCGATGCAGTGTTTCGCCTACCGGCTTTCTGTCGGTGACGGGCCAGCAATAACGCTCGGTGCTGACTCCGAAGCGTTCACAGACCTCATCGAGTTCGCCGATGGGTCGGCCGTACTCGTTCACGACTGCTCGTTCCCGGACGACGTGGACGTGTCGAACCACCCAACGCCGAAGACCCTCGGTCAGACGCTCCGCGATGCCGACGCCGAGGTCGGCCGCGTGTATCTCACCCACCTGTACCCACACACAGAGGGACGACACGAGGAGATGCTCGAGTCGATAGCAGACAGCTACGATGGCGACGTGCAGTTCGCCGAGGACAGCCTAACGATAACAGTCAGCTAG
- a CDS encoding ATP-binding protein — translation MSFEEQQDFARQVADLNKYGQALNRCESVDEVVSLTLEAMSLLFEFSYSTFVEVRDDELRVVHSTNPNLVQGEPPSDLARRAQEAGETLVEQGSDAAVAADSDVTGALAVPARMGNEVTAVLVTRSQTVEEFGDEYIRPMEILATHAATAISNIRSRERLERAHRDLERRKEMIEMYDRLLRHDLGNDLQVIAGFADVVAGQVDGQTEEYAGKIQRAAESAADLIQRVGDLVSTLEAQDNPEPQDLESVLGDTVRDVRDNYGSLTIDFVSSDFEYQVYGGDLLDSVFTNIMSNAAVHNEGEVHMRVYPAEVSPDEVTVCFADDGNGVSPDLRADIFEMGVKGQESSGTGFGLGFVRALTESYGGSVSVGESDAGGAEFRVTLERV, via the coding sequence CGAAGCGATGTCGCTGCTGTTCGAGTTCTCTTACTCTACGTTCGTCGAGGTTCGTGACGACGAGCTCCGCGTCGTCCACAGTACAAACCCGAATCTCGTCCAGGGCGAGCCACCGAGTGACCTCGCTCGACGGGCGCAGGAGGCTGGCGAGACGCTGGTCGAACAGGGGTCTGATGCCGCTGTCGCTGCCGACTCGGATGTGACGGGTGCGCTGGCTGTCCCCGCTCGGATGGGTAATGAGGTGACTGCTGTGCTGGTCACTCGGTCACAGACCGTCGAGGAGTTCGGGGACGAATACATCAGACCGATGGAGATTCTTGCCACTCACGCCGCGACGGCCATCTCTAACATCCGTTCCCGTGAACGGCTAGAACGGGCACACCGGGACCTCGAACGGCGAAAGGAGATGATCGAGATGTACGACCGACTGCTCCGACACGACCTGGGCAACGACCTGCAGGTCATCGCCGGGTTCGCCGATGTCGTCGCTGGACAGGTCGACGGCCAGACCGAGGAGTACGCCGGCAAGATCCAGCGCGCGGCCGAAAGCGCCGCCGACCTCATCCAGCGCGTCGGCGACCTTGTCTCGACGCTGGAAGCACAGGACAATCCAGAGCCACAGGATCTTGAATCAGTCCTCGGGGACACGGTGCGTGATGTCAGAGACAACTACGGGTCACTGACGATTGATTTTGTGTCGTCAGACTTCGAGTATCAGGTGTACGGCGGTGACTTGCTTGACTCGGTGTTCACGAACATTATGTCCAACGCGGCGGTCCACAACGAGGGCGAAGTCCATATGCGAGTGTACCCGGCGGAAGTCAGTCCCGACGAAGTTACGGTCTGCTTCGCTGATGACGGGAATGGTGTCTCGCCGGACCTGCGTGCTGATATCTTCGAGATGGGGGTCAAGGGCCAGGAGAGTTCAGGCACCGGCTTTGGCCTCGGATTCGTCCGGGCGCTGACTGAATCCTACGGCGGCAGCGTCAGCGTGGGCGAAAGCGACGCTGGCGGGGCCGAGTTCCGCGTCACGCTCGAACGCGTCTAG